The Syngnathus typhle isolate RoL2023-S1 ecotype Sweden linkage group LG16, RoL_Styp_1.0, whole genome shotgun sequence genome includes a region encoding these proteins:
- the itpka gene encoding inositol-trisphosphate 3-kinase A, with translation MDASRVPQVTITPDGGGFSREMKQEDWEEGEAVDGKLCRKLSTSSVSSTGSSAVESEDDLLSDNENKSKGIITLEPLVDTGESKPWWKLKTIVQWPFSAAHRRKLNWVQLAGHKGNFKAADEGSILKKYSENEVRCFERLKSDTLLAFVPAYHGVVEKDGESFIHMADLLATFDLPNVMDCKMGVRTYLEEELVRARERPKLRADLYKKMVEVDCQGPTAQEHSQCGVTKPRYMQWRESLSSSNTMGFRIDGIKKSDGTCRTDFKKTRSEQDVIEAFKDFVGGNVNVIKSYLSRLTEIQQALKRSEFFKQHEVIGSSLLFIHDHTGNAQVWLIDFGKTTQLPEGQVLKHDVPWREGNREDGYLLGLQNLIGILEAVSSE, from the exons ATGGACGCATCCCGAGTACCGCAGGTGACCATCACCCCGGATGGGGGCGGCTTCTCGCGGGAGATGAAGCAGGAGGACTGGGAGGAAGGCGAAGCGGTGGACGGCAAGCTGTGTAGGAAGCTTTCCACCTCCTCCGTCTCCTCCACCGGCTCCTCTGCAGTGGAATCGGAGGATGACCTGCTTAGCGACAACGAGAATAAAAGTAAAGGCATCATCACTTTGGAGCCCCTGGTTGACACTGGAGAG AGCAAGCCATGGTGGAAGTTGAAGACCATCGTCCAGTGGCCCTTTAGCGCTGCCCATAGAAGAAAGCTGAACTGGGTGCAGTTGGCTGGTCATAAAG GGAACTTCAAAGCGGCGGATGAGGGCAGCATTTTGAAGAAGTATTCTGAAAATGAGGTTCGGTGCTTTGAGAGGTTGAAAAGTGACACGCTGCTAGCGTTCGTACCCGCTTACCACGGCGTGGTGGAAAAAGACGGAGAGTCTTTCATCCACATGGCTGACCTGCTGGCAACCTTTGACCTTCCAAATGTCATGGACTGCAAGATGGGAGTGAG AACCTACTTGGAGGAAGAACTGGTTCGAGCACGGGAGCGGCCCAAGTTGAGGGCGGACCTGTATAAGAAGATGGTGGAGGTGGACTGCCAAGGCCCGACCGCACAGGAACATTCTCAATGTGGCGTCACCAAACCTCGCTACATGCAGTGGAGGGAAAGCCTGAGCTCCAGCAACACTATGGGCTTCAGGATAGACGGCATCAAG AAAAGTGACGGGACATGTCGGACCGATTTCAAGAAAACCAGGTCGGAGCAAGATGTCATCGAAGCGTTCAAGGACTTTGTCGGCGGCAACGTCAACGTTATA AAGTCATACCTGAGCAGACTGACGGAGATCCAACAGGCTTTGAAAAGATCGGAATTCTTCAAGCAACATGAG GTCATCGGCAGTTCTCTGCTTTTTATCCACGACCACACGGGCAACGCTCAGGTGTGGCTCATTGACTTTGGCAAGACCACCCAGTTGCCGGAGGGCCAAGTGTTGAAGCACGACGTTCCCTGGCGAGAGGGTAACAGAGAGGACGGATACCTTTTGGGCCTTCAGAACCTCATCGGCATCCTGGAGGCTGTGAGCAGTGAATGA
- the ivd gene encoding isovaleryl-CoA dehydrogenase, mitochondrial gives MFAVRSSLRLGSKLFVPALARRGCAGAAIPVDDVVNGLTDEQIQLRQSVRKFCAEKLAPHADEIDKKNEFAGMRGFWKDMGEMGLLGITAPVEYGGTGLGYLDHVIVMEELSRVSAAIALSYGAHSNLCVNQMVRHATEKQKEKYMPKLLTGEHVGALAMSEPNAGSDVVSMKLKAKKQGDYYVLNGNKFWITNGPDADVLIVYAKTDPEAYQRGITAFIVEKGMSGFSTAQKLDKLGMRGSNTCELIFEDCKVPEKNILGPLNKGVYVMMSGLDLERLVLAAGPVGIMQSVLDSAVPYLHVREAFGEKIGHFQLMQGKMADMYTRLSSSRQYLYNVARACDKGHFSAMDCAGVILYCAENATQVALDGIQCLGGNGYINDYPMGRYLRDAKLYEIGAGTSEIRRLIIGRSFNAMFK, from the exons ATGTTTGCTGTCAGAAGCTCTCTGCGCCTCGGTTCCAAGCTGTTCGTGCCCGCCTTGGCGAGGCGAGGTTGCGCTGGGGCTGCCATCCCGGTGGACGATGTGGTGAACGGGCTGACAGACGAGCAGATCCAG CTCAGGCAAAGTGTTCGTAAATTCTGTGCCGAAAAACTTGCGCCCCATGCTGACGAGATCGACAAGAAGAATGAATTTGCAGGGATGCGG GGATTCTGGAAAGACATGGGAGAGATGGGGCTGCTAGGCATAACCGCACCAG TGGAATACGGAGGCACTGGACTGGGCTACCTCGATCACGTCATCGTAATGGAGGAACTCTCTCGCGTGTCAGCGGCCATCGCTCTAAGCTACGGCGCTCATTCCAACCTGTGCGTCAACCAGATGGTGCGCCACGCCACCGAGAAGCAGAAAGAAAAGTACATGCCAAAG TTACTGACAGGAGAGCATGTGGGAGCCTTAGCCATGAGTGAGCCCAACGCTGGCTCGGATGTCGTGTCCATGAAACTCAAGGCGAAGAAGCAAG GTGACTACTATGTTCTGAATGGGAACAAGTTCTGGATTACAAACGGACCAGATGCCGACGTCCTCATTGTGTACGCCAAGACGGACCCGGAGGCCTACCAAAGAGGCATCACTGCTTTCATCGTTGAGAAG GGGATGTCGGGTTTCTCCACAGCACAAAAGCTGGACAAATTGGGCATGAGGGGGTCCAACACATGTGAGCTGATCTTTGAGGACTGCAAAGTTCCAG agaagaACATCCTGGGTCCACTAAACAAAGGAGTTTACGTGATGATGAGCGGTCTGGATTTGGAAAGGCTGGTACTTGCAGCTGGACCTGTCGG AATCATGCAATCGGTTTTGGATTCCGCGGTTCCCTACCTGCATGTCAGAGAAGCTTTTGGCGAGAAGATTGGACACTTCCAG CTGATGCAAGGCAAGATGGCTGACATGTACACCAGGTTGAGCTCCTCCCGGCAATATTTGTACAACGTCGCCCGGGCCTGTGACAAAGGACATTTCAGCGCCATG GATTGTGCCGGAGTCATTCTGTACTGTGCCGAGAACGCCACCCAGGTCGCGCTGGACGGCATTCAGTGTTTGG GCGGGAACGGGTACATCAACGATTACCCCATGGGACGCTACCTGCGGGACGCAAAGCTGTATGAAATCGGAGCGGGCACGAGTGAAATCCGCCGCCTTATTATCGGACGATCTTTCAACGCTATGTTCaagtga